The nucleotide sequence GTTTCTAAAGGATCCATACGAGTTTGAGCTTGTAGACCCGGGTATTGTAGCCGGTATCAGGAGTTCAAAACAGAAAATGGCAGAGTTGGCAGGTGATGCAAAGGCTGTGGTTGCTTTGGGGATGCAACATGGAGCCGAAGTGGTCATTACAGGAAATGCAGTGAGTCGTAAGGCTGAAGAGATTTCCAAAAATCTGGGAGGGATGGTTTCTGTTCAGGCTGATATTACACTTAGAGCAGTTAATTGTACAACAGGCAGGATTATCGGATCGGAAAGCGCACATGCTGCAAAGGTGCATGTGAGCCCTAATACTGCCGGTAATCAGGCCATTGATAAAGCAGCCCAGATAGCTGCCGGTAAACTCCTCGATGCCATTATCAAAGATTGGCAGAACCAGCTTAATAACGGAGTCCCGATAAGTGTGACTATAAACGGAGTCTCAGCATTCAAGCATAAAACAGCAGTCATTAACTCTCTGAAGACTCTGGCAGGGGTAAGCACTGTCAGGGAGAGAAACTGGAATGGGGAAAACGCTGTACTGGTGGTTGATGTACAATATAAAGGAAACGCGAACGGTTTTTGTTCAAAAGTGGATGGCTTCAAGCTTAAGGACGATGGCGGAAGTCTGGCTGTTACGGGTGTAAATGGCCAGGATGTAACGCTGGCCGCACAGTAAAATTGAGATTTTCATGCAGAGTATCTCCAGAAAAATAACCAGGAAAATCAATGTAAGAGGGATTACGATCGGAGGAGACGCTCCGATTGTGATACAGTCGATGACCAACACAAAACCCTCAGATATTGATGGAACGCTTGCTCAGATCGATCGATTGACAAAAGCGGGATGTCGTATAGTACGGATCGCTGTTCCTGACCAGAATGCGGCTGCTTCTTTCAAGACGGTAAGGAGCCAGACCGATGTGCCGCTTGTAGCCGATATTCATTTTGATTATCGTCTGGCAATTGCTGCAATTGAGGCTGGCGCAGACAAGATCAGGATCAATCCCGGTAATATTGGTTCCCCGGAAAGAGTAAAAATGGTTATAGATGCTGCTAAAAGCGCAGGCGTTCCGGTGCGGATCGGTGTAAATTCAGGATCTCTGGAAAAAAGACTGCTGGAAAAGTATGGCGGGCCAGAGCCTGAGGCTCTTGTGGAGAGTGCTCAGGGGTATATCGCCACCATGGATAAGCTGGGATTCGGGGATATAATCCTGTCGATCAAGGCCAGCGATGTGTTGACCACGATAAAGGCTTGCCGTCTCCTGTCGCAGAACACCGATGTACCCCAGCATATCGGAATTACAGAATCGGGGACCCTAAGAAGTGGTTCAATCAGATCCGCTGTGGGCATAGGTACTCTGCTGGCTGAAGGAATAGGGGACACAATAAGAGTGTCACTTGCAGGTGATCCGGTACAGGAGATAGGAGTTGCCAGGGAGATCCTTAAATCGCTGGGTCTAGCAAAGGGTCTGGTAGTAATTGCCTGTCCTACCTGTGGGCGAACGCAGATTGACCTTGAATCACTGGCGGTACAGGTGGAGGAGATTGTCTCTGGCATAGAAAAGCCCCTGAAGGTAGCGGTTATGGGATGTGTGGTGAACGGGCCGGGGGAGGCCAGGGATGCTGATATAGGAATTGCCGGAGGAAAAGGTGAGGGATTGATCTTTGTAAAGGGAAAACCGGCAATTAAAGTACCCGAATCCAAACTTCTGGATACATTCAAAGAATACCTCAGTCAATTATAAGCCACCGATTATTTTACATGAGAACGTAAAGTTGAGCGGAAGGTTTTCTTCCAGCATTCAACCCAGTATGAGATGTGTCTTAAAGTGTCCCCTGCATTATTGGGTTCAGGGCTTTTCCGGCTCCCGGCAGCAATAAAAAAGGCCGCCGTTAACTCCGGCGGCCTCTCCAAATAAAACCTGTTTATAAGTTACTTTGTAATATTAAGTGGCTGAGAAAGCCGTCCTTCCTTACTGTCAAGCACTACCAGATAACGTCCGTTGGGAAGGCTGCTGCTGTTCCAGTTGATTGTCTTTGCAGAAGTGGTACCATTGTAAAGGGAACGCACCTTGTTTCCCAGCATATCGTGAATGGAAAGGGTAACGCTTTGTTTCTGCGGCAGATTAAAGGATATTGTAGATGGATTTACTGAGAATACAGTTGCAACTCTGAAAGATTTGGCGCGATTAACGCTGCTTGACGAGAACAGATCCCCGTAGGTTAAACCAACAAGCTCGATGTCGTCAACAGAAAAATCGGCATCACCAGATTTAACCTGAAAAGCCATTTTGTTAACAGCAGAAGCTCCGTGGCTCCATGTCCATCCTGCTTTGTCCATTTCGGAATAGGCTTCAGGAAGAAGATCATCAACTGGAATATTCACAGTGGTCCAATCTGCGGTGAGTTTGATTGAATACCCGTATTGGCCCCAGTCATATCCTCCATCAGCAAAGTCTTTAGTATCAAATTGCATTCTTACAGTTCCACTTCCTTTTACCTTCAATTTCACTGCAGTCATTTTGCTGAAATCGAGATATTTCTCTCCTTCACCGACGAGATTGCATCCAACTGCGGCATAAGGATAATCCAATGAACTGGTAGATGTTGAGATGAGAACATGCATAAAACTGTCAGGGACCATGGTTATTTCATTATCTTTAGCAACAATTCTTTCTCCAGCGGCATTTTTCACTGTTGAACCGCTTTTATCATCAAACGTATACCAGTATCCTCCTCCCAGGTAAGCAGCACCTTCTGTAACACAACCATATACCTCACCCAGAGTATTCTGGTGAGGAGCTCCACCATAAGCATCATTGAAATCATCAAGAAATGCCGGAGCACTCAGATTGACATCGTCCTGAGCAAATGCCGCTGCGGAAAAAAGGCAAACAGCGATAATGGTACGAAAGATAGACATATGGTACACCCCTTCAAAAGATTTATAAGCACTAACCATATTCTGCCAATTTCAGGAAGAATATGGGATAATTATCAGGATAGACAGGAATTCTGTAAAGATAAATTATATTCCTCTGTAATCCCTGTATCAAGAAATTTACACAAAAATTGATTCTGAAGCAACTACAAACGATTTAAAGTTTTTCCCTAAAATTAAGCAGTCTGTTTAATCTTATAGTCTGATCAAAGAAAGCCGCTCAGGATTTCTCCTGAGCGAATCTTTTACTTATCTGGCATTTATAAAATTAATTTTGCTGCCGTTTGCTTTGCCATCAATATAATGAACAACAGTATACATCCCGGAAGGAAGCCTGGAAAGAGAGACAGAGGCCATCCCATTATTCTTTCCGTTTAATCCCTGTTTCAGGACAAGTTTCCCTTTCATATCGAAAATGGCTACATCGAGACGGCTTCCGGAGTATTCCGGTAATTTGTAAGTCAGTGATCCATTGGATATTAAGGGCTTCAGATAGCTCTGAAGGATCATTTCCGGCATTTTGTATCTGGATGAGACGACTACCTGCATCTGATCCACGAAAACATTGTCAAGTGTTAGCTGCGCGAAACCTATCGAATCGTAAACAGTAAACCGTAGAGCGGTAATGTTGTTGAGATCAAGTGGAACTGATGCAGTTTTCCATGAGGGTTGAGTGAAATCAGCAATATTGAGCCGATATGTGTTTCTTACCTTCATAACAGGGACAACTGTGCTGTAGTAAGCACCATCTGTGATATTTGCCTGTTCGAGTTCAACATAGACAGTTGCTTCTTTGTTTGATTTCATATCAAAAGCGATGGCTTTTGCAGGACCAATTGAAATCGGACTGCCACCATTGAGGGTTGCTTTTACACCTGCATAGATTGAATTGCTCTGGGAGGCAACATTACAGGTGACCCTTAAAGCACCTGAACCTTCATCAGTTACTATCGACATTACACTTGTTCCAGTGCCAAAAGCCACCCATTTGTTACCGTTTATCTGGTGAGTCGAATCTTTGTCATCAAAATTATCCACCAGAACATCACCAGTGCTTGTTGCAGGTTTTTTGGCAGCCTCGATGATGATATTTATCCCTTTAGCTTTGACAATATCATAGGCAACAATATTACCCTCGATACTGAGATTGGCAGCAACAGTTTCCCCGCTTAAAAAGAATCCATTATCCGCACTTCCATCCCACTCTTGACTGATACTTGTTCCGGTTCCGGTAAAGGATTTTGATCCATAAGCACCGCTGATCTTAACAGTCCAGGCAACCGACTTTGAAAAACCCGCGGTAAACTTTAC is from Fibrobacter sp. and encodes:
- the ispG gene encoding flavodoxin-dependent (E)-4-hydroxy-3-methylbut-2-enyl-diphosphate synthase, with the protein product MQSISRKITRKINVRGITIGGDAPIVIQSMTNTKPSDIDGTLAQIDRLTKAGCRIVRIAVPDQNAAASFKTVRSQTDVPLVADIHFDYRLAIAAIEAGADKIRINPGNIGSPERVKMVIDAAKSAGVPVRIGVNSGSLEKRLLEKYGGPEPEALVESAQGYIATMDKLGFGDIILSIKASDVLTTIKACRLLSQNTDVPQHIGITESGTLRSGSIRSAVGIGTLLAEGIGDTIRVSLAGDPVQEIGVAREILKSLGLAKGLVVIACPTCGRTQIDLESLAVQVEEIVSGIEKPLKVAVMGCVVNGPGEARDADIGIAGGKGEGLIFVKGKPAIKVPESKLLDTFKEYLSQL
- a CDS encoding T9SS type A sorting domain-containing protein, which encodes MSIFRTIIAVCLFSAAAFAQDDVNLSAPAFLDDFNDAYGGAPHQNTLGEVYGCVTEGAAYLGGGYWYTFDDKSGSTVKNAAGERIVAKDNEITMVPDSFMHVLISTSTSSLDYPYAAVGCNLVGEGEKYLDFSKMTAVKLKVKGSGTVRMQFDTKDFADGGYDWGQYGYSIKLTADWTTVNIPVDDLLPEAYSEMDKAGWTWSHGASAVNKMAFQVKSGDADFSVDDIELVGLTYGDLFSSSSVNRAKSFRVATVFSVNPSTISFNLPQKQSVTLSIHDMLGNKVRSLYNGTTSAKTINWNSSSLPNGRYLVVLDSKEGRLSQPLNITK